In the Verrucomicrobiia bacterium genome, one interval contains:
- a CDS encoding RecQ family ATP-dependent DNA helicase, which translates to MDLTAGQSVTPLRDELDALLRRALRLDLEVSHQGKLLKLGALLGDSTLTYSASHSGPGFLDELNRLAEGAACLLGHNLLRHDLPILRESAPGLALHRLPVIDTLALSPICFPENPYHRLVKDYKLVRESVNDPVADARQAGVLFRDEFRALAGLQRTEPRIFELLHFLLSTAEGPGDGCSSGMEMLFEILGGTKPSKSKALKICGEVFSRWGCASVPADEGLLLGLLSTQSQRHALAYTVAWLRIAGSNSVLPPWVRLEHPATGALIRRLREVPCRSAQCSYCRKVHDAREQLRVFFGWEDFRPAPLNKQGGSLQREIVDAGLRNESLLALLPTGGGKSLCFQLPALVRNFRRGVLTIVISPLQALMKDQVDGLVRRTGTPFAAALYGLLTPLERGEVLRGVRMGDIAVLYVSPEQLRNRSFREAISQREIGCWVFDEAHCLSKWGHDFRPDYLYAGRFIREFSQRQGVEIPSVACFTATAKQDVKEEILAYFKTQTGRDLVLYEGGVERQNLRFEVQAISDYSKLERVHDTLSERLTEGSAIVFRATRSDTEVTAEYLREKGWRVEHFHAGLTPPEKKRIQDQFLAGETQVICATNAFGMGIDKEDVRLVIHADTPGSLENYLQEAGRAGRDGRSAECVLLFEEADCERQFRMCAFSQLTRRDIAQILRGLRKAAKGDRGEIVITSGEILRDEDVETGIDLEDRDADTKVRTAISWLERADFLQRDENVTQVFQARPLVKDIEEAAAKIQPLNLSPQEQRLWMAILREVINCGPSDQLTIDRLALLPEFTEYAKTNTAANPEYISAKVLKILGSMAQSGLMKRDMLLNAFIRYNVADHSRLRLDNVLRVDRALVDVLAREEPDPEGWMPLSLGLVNQRLCDEQLDSSTQLLRSLLKSLSQDGRGFAGTYGSIELRHIGQDSCRLRVKRSWTAISELAEKRRRVASLVLDALLAKVQAGTPAQADLLVEFSFQELQDAIERDPLLRAELKDLPAALERALMYLHEQRVIILQQGLAVFRAAMTIRLQPGAKGERYKPSDYQPLEHHYQERILQVHVMSEFARRGLDRIQEALGMVLAYFSLGKEEFIRRFLNTKPDLLVHATTAQSYQGIVSDLANPVQIKIVTAPVGRNMLVLAGPGSGKTKTVVHRCAYLLRVERVRPQSVLVCCFNRQAAIELRRRLRELVGDDAKGVTVLTYHGLAMRLLGYSFTGRAQKNSNGIDFDALISSAIKLLRGENTPAGMEADEVRDRLLAGYQYILVDEYQDIDKPQYEMISAIAGRTLEDPDLKLSILAVGDDDQNIYAFRGANVEFIRRFQQDYDADVHYLVENYRSTRYIIEAANQLIGANTDRMKTGQPLRIDRSREMLPAGGEFSQRDPITAERCR; encoded by the coding sequence ATGGATTTAACAGCAGGCCAGAGCGTGACGCCACTGCGCGATGAACTCGACGCATTGCTCAGGCGCGCGCTGCGGCTCGACCTGGAAGTTTCTCATCAAGGCAAACTCCTCAAACTTGGGGCGCTTCTAGGGGACTCGACTCTAACCTATTCAGCGAGCCATTCCGGCCCAGGGTTTCTTGATGAACTCAATCGCCTGGCAGAAGGGGCCGCTTGTCTGCTGGGACATAATCTCCTCCGTCACGATCTGCCGATTTTGCGCGAGAGCGCCCCGGGATTGGCGCTGCATCGGCTCCCGGTGATCGATACCCTGGCGCTTTCGCCCATTTGCTTCCCGGAAAACCCCTATCACCGGCTGGTCAAAGATTACAAGCTGGTCCGGGAGAGCGTGAACGACCCTGTGGCCGACGCCCGGCAGGCGGGCGTCCTCTTTAGGGACGAATTCCGAGCCCTTGCCGGGCTGCAACGAACAGAACCGCGCATTTTCGAACTGCTTCACTTTTTGCTTTCGACAGCAGAGGGCCCTGGGGATGGCTGTTCGTCAGGAATGGAGATGCTCTTTGAAATTCTGGGCGGAACCAAGCCAAGCAAGTCCAAGGCACTAAAGATTTGCGGTGAAGTCTTCTCTCGTTGGGGTTGTGCCAGTGTTCCGGCAGATGAGGGTCTGCTCTTGGGTCTGCTCTCGACACAGTCCCAAAGGCACGCCTTGGCTTACACAGTGGCCTGGCTGCGGATCGCGGGGTCTAACTCCGTACTGCCGCCTTGGGTCCGCCTCGAGCACCCGGCGACAGGCGCCTTGATCCGGCGGTTGCGCGAAGTGCCCTGCCGCTCTGCGCAATGCTCGTATTGCAGAAAAGTCCACGACGCGCGCGAGCAGTTGCGCGTGTTCTTTGGCTGGGAGGATTTCCGCCCCGCGCCCCTCAACAAGCAGGGCGGCAGCCTGCAGCGGGAAATTGTCGATGCAGGGCTTCGCAACGAATCTTTGCTGGCGCTCCTGCCGACTGGCGGCGGAAAATCGCTCTGTTTTCAATTGCCTGCGTTGGTTCGCAATTTCCGCAGAGGCGTGCTCACGATTGTCATTTCCCCCCTTCAGGCCCTGATGAAAGACCAAGTGGATGGATTAGTCCGGCGCACGGGCACCCCATTTGCCGCTGCTCTTTACGGCTTGCTAACGCCGCTCGAACGGGGCGAAGTGCTTCGAGGGGTTCGCATGGGGGATATAGCGGTGTTGTACGTATCACCGGAGCAATTGCGGAATCGCTCCTTTCGCGAGGCTATCTCGCAGCGGGAAATCGGCTGTTGGGTTTTCGACGAAGCCCATTGTCTCTCCAAATGGGGCCACGATTTTCGTCCGGACTATCTTTATGCCGGGCGGTTCATCCGCGAGTTCTCACAGAGGCAAGGTGTCGAGATTCCCTCAGTGGCCTGCTTTACCGCCACGGCCAAGCAGGATGTCAAGGAAGAGATTCTGGCTTACTTCAAAACCCAGACGGGGCGTGATTTGGTTTTGTATGAAGGCGGCGTCGAGCGTCAAAACCTGCGATTTGAGGTGCAGGCCATCAGCGATTACTCGAAATTAGAGCGCGTTCACGATACCCTTTCGGAACGCCTCACCGAGGGCAGCGCAATCGTTTTTCGCGCCACCCGCTCAGACACAGAAGTGACCGCCGAGTATCTTCGGGAAAAGGGTTGGAGGGTGGAGCATTTTCACGCCGGGCTGACACCCCCTGAAAAAAAGAGGATTCAAGACCAATTCCTGGCAGGCGAAACCCAAGTGATCTGCGCCACCAACGCCTTTGGGATGGGCATTGACAAAGAAGACGTCCGGTTGGTCATCCACGCCGATACCCCCGGGTCGCTTGAGAATTATCTCCAGGAAGCCGGGCGCGCAGGCCGGGATGGGCGCTCGGCTGAGTGCGTGCTGCTCTTTGAAGAAGCCGATTGCGAGCGCCAGTTCCGCATGTGCGCTTTCTCGCAACTGACCCGGCGCGATATTGCTCAAATCCTGCGCGGCCTTCGCAAAGCTGCCAAAGGCGACCGCGGCGAGATTGTCATTACCTCCGGAGAAATCCTGCGCGACGAGGATGTCGAAACCGGCATCGACTTGGAAGATCGAGATGCCGACACCAAAGTGCGCACGGCCATCTCTTGGCTGGAGAGGGCGGATTTTCTCCAGCGCGATGAGAACGTGACGCAGGTCTTTCAAGCCAGGCCCCTGGTAAAGGACATCGAGGAAGCTGCCGCCAAAATCCAGCCGCTGAACCTGTCCCCGCAGGAACAGCGCCTGTGGATGGCCATCCTCCGCGAGGTCATCAACTGCGGGCCCTCGGACCAATTGACCATCGATCGACTGGCCCTCCTGCCCGAATTCACCGAATACGCCAAAACCAATACCGCCGCCAATCCCGAATACATAAGCGCCAAGGTTCTCAAGATTCTAGGGAGCATGGCCCAATCCGGGCTGATGAAGCGGGACATGCTCCTGAACGCATTTATCCGCTACAATGTCGCTGATCATTCGCGGCTGCGGTTGGATAACGTGCTGCGAGTGGACCGCGCGCTGGTAGATGTCCTGGCCAGAGAAGAACCGGACCCGGAGGGTTGGATGCCTTTGTCATTGGGGCTTGTCAATCAGCGCCTGTGCGACGAGCAACTGGACTCCTCAACTCAGCTCCTGCGTTCTTTGCTCAAGAGCCTCAGCCAGGATGGCCGCGGGTTCGCCGGCACCTATGGCAGCATCGAGCTGCGGCACATCGGGCAGGATTCCTGCCGGCTGCGCGTGAAGCGGAGTTGGACGGCTATAAGTGAACTGGCCGAAAAGCGCCGCCGCGTGGCCTCGCTGGTTCTCGATGCGCTGCTGGCCAAGGTCCAAGCGGGTACCCCGGCGCAGGCGGACTTGCTGGTCGAATTCTCATTCCAGGAGCTTCAGGATGCTATCGAGCGCGACCCCCTCCTCCGGGCGGAATTAAAAGACCTGCCCGCGGCACTCGAACGGGCGCTGATGTACCTGCATGAACAGCGGGTTATTATTTTGCAGCAGGGCTTGGCCGTTTTCCGGGCGGCTATGACGATTCGCCTCCAGCCCGGAGCGAAGGGTGAAAGATACAAGCCCAGCGACTATCAACCTCTGGAGCACCATTATCAGGAGCGCATCCTCCAGGTCCACGTGATGAGCGAATTCGCCCGGCGCGGCCTCGATCGGATTCAGGAGGCCCTGGGGATGGTGCTGGCTTACTTCTCCCTGGGTAAAGAGGAGTTCATCCGGCGGTTCCTGAACACAAAGCCGGATTTGCTTGTTCATGCCACGACCGCCCAATCGTACCAAGGAATTGTTAGCGACCTGGCCAATCCGGTCCAGATCAAGATCGTCACCGCTCCGGTCGGGCGCAACATGCTGGTGCTCGCCGGACCCGGGTCCGGCAAGACCAAAACCGTCGTTCATCGTTGCGCGTATCTGCTGCGGGTTGAGCGCGTCCGCCCCCAGAGTGTGCTGGTCTGCTGTTTCAACAGGCAAGCTGCCATTGAGTTGCGCCGACGCCTGCGCGAGTTGGTCGGGGATGATGCCAAAGGGGTGACGGTTCTGACTTATCATGGGCTGGCCATGCGGCTGTTGGGTTACTCCTTTACCGGACGCGCCCAAAAAAATTCCAACGGAATTGATTTCGATGCGCTCATTTCCAGCGCAATAAAGCTACTCCGCGGCGAAAACACCCCCGCAGGGATGGAGGCCGACGAAGTCCGGGACCGGCTGCTGGCAGGTTATCAATACATTCTGGTGGATGAGTATCAGGACATTGACAAGCCGCAATACGAGATGATCAGCGCTATCGCCGGCAGAACCCTCGAGGACCCGGACCTTAAACTTTCGATCCTGGCAGTCGGCGATGACGATCAAAATATCTACGCGTTTCGCGGCGCCAACGTCGAGTTCATTCGCCGTTTTCAGCAGGATTACGACGCCGACGTGCATTACCTCGTCGAAAACTACCGGTCCACACGCTATATCATCGAAGCGGCAAACCAATTGATTGGCGCTAATACAGATCGAATGAAAACCGGCCAACCACTCCGCATTGATCGAAGCCGGGAAATGCTGCCCGCTGGGGGTGAATTCAGCCAACGCGACCCAATCACCGCGGAAAGGTGCAGGTAA
- a CDS encoding CGNR zinc finger domain-containing protein has product MRLCQGDTCGWLFVDSSKNHSRRWCDMRDCGNRAKARRHRAKSVLGEANSREST; this is encoded by the coding sequence GTGCGCCTTTGCCAGGGGGATACCTGTGGCTGGCTGTTTGTGGATTCGAGCAAAAATCATAGCCGCCGCTGGTGCGATATGCGGGATTGCGGCAACCGTGCGAAAGCTCGGCGCCACAGGGCTAAATCTGTGCTCGGAGAGGCCAACTCGCGCGAGTCCACATAA
- a CDS encoding DUF533 domain-containing protein — protein MPIQPGPLNQQEHKAILCVCILSAFADGEQDETERAQIERIVQGFSEDHLDLASAYQDMLGGKLSLSQVAGQLQAPAAKALAYEMAVCVCHADGVLKESEQIFLTDLRQALQLTNPAAADVHQQAAQAMAAQPLAAPPIMDIGKEAELDHLILNAAILNGALEIMPHTLATMAIVPLQMRMVYQIGKRCGYELDAGHIKDFLATVGVGLTSQVFEGFTRRLVGRLAGGLAGGLLGGLAGEVTGSAFAFATTYALGQVARRYYTSGRTLSTRQLKDAFSSLLEEARSMQSRYSGDIAQKARQVNISELLPLVRHP, from the coding sequence ATGCCAATTCAACCTGGACCTTTAAACCAGCAGGAACACAAGGCAATCCTTTGCGTTTGCATACTGTCGGCCTTCGCCGATGGCGAACAGGATGAAACCGAACGCGCCCAGATCGAGCGCATCGTGCAAGGTTTCTCGGAGGACCACCTGGACCTGGCTTCGGCCTACCAGGATATGCTCGGTGGGAAGTTGTCGCTGTCGCAAGTCGCCGGCCAACTGCAGGCGCCTGCTGCCAAGGCGCTGGCGTATGAAATGGCCGTCTGCGTCTGTCATGCGGATGGCGTCCTGAAAGAATCCGAACAGATATTTCTGACCGACTTGCGCCAGGCGTTGCAGCTCACAAACCCAGCGGCGGCGGACGTTCACCAACAGGCGGCTCAAGCGATGGCCGCGCAGCCATTGGCCGCGCCCCCCATAATGGACATTGGGAAAGAGGCGGAACTCGACCATTTAATTCTGAACGCAGCCATTCTCAATGGCGCCTTGGAAATCATGCCGCACACATTGGCGACCATGGCCATCGTGCCGCTGCAGATGCGGATGGTTTATCAAATCGGCAAGCGCTGTGGTTATGAACTGGATGCCGGCCATATCAAGGACTTCCTGGCAACGGTGGGCGTTGGATTGACCTCGCAGGTTTTCGAAGGATTCACCCGGCGGCTCGTAGGCCGCTTGGCGGGTGGCCTGGCCGGAGGCCTTTTGGGCGGCCTGGCGGGAGAGGTGACAGGCTCGGCCTTCGCTTTCGCAACGACCTATGCCCTCGGACAAGTCGCCCGGCGTTATTACACCAGTGGACGCACCCTCAGCACCAGGCAATTGAAGGATGCATTCTCGTCCCTGCTCGAGGAAGCGCGCTCCATGCAAAGCCGCTACTCAGGTGACATTGCCCAAAAGGCGCGCCAGGTGAACATCTCCGAGCTGCTGCCCTTGGTCCGGCATCCGTGA
- a CDS encoding CvpA family protein, which translates to MVMPINLFDLLMAALLAWGVVRGRRQGFSREFLNLLKWLVLLFGCAAIYEPVGEMIAQYGAFDLLSAYLLTYLGAALVIFLFFSLVQRRLEPKLAGSDIFGRSEYYLGMGSGLVRFCCMLLMGLALLNARAFSPVELKSMEKFQEDAYGSNLFPNLHSLQVAIFEDSFAGAFVRNELGFLLIHPTSVNSSPDQVQKAARK; encoded by the coding sequence ATGGTGATGCCCATAAACCTGTTTGACCTCCTGATGGCAGCCTTATTGGCCTGGGGTGTCGTCCGTGGTCGCCGGCAGGGGTTTTCACGGGAGTTCCTGAACCTGCTGAAATGGCTGGTGCTGTTGTTTGGTTGCGCGGCCATTTACGAACCGGTTGGGGAAATGATCGCCCAATACGGCGCGTTTGACCTCCTCTCGGCGTATCTTTTGACCTATCTCGGGGCGGCGCTGGTCATTTTTCTCTTCTTTTCACTGGTCCAGCGGCGGTTGGAGCCCAAGCTGGCCGGGAGCGACATTTTTGGACGGAGTGAATATTATTTGGGCATGGGCTCTGGACTGGTCCGTTTTTGCTGCATGCTGCTAATGGGCCTGGCGCTGCTCAACGCCCGCGCGTTCTCACCGGTAGAGCTAAAGTCGATGGAAAAGTTTCAGGAAGACGCCTATGGGAGTAACCTGTTTCCCAACCTCCATAGCCTGCAGGTGGCCATTTTTGAGGATTCCTTTGCCGGGGCCTTTGTGCGCAATGAATTGGGCTTTCTATTAATTCATCCAACCTCGGTTAATTCTTCCCCCGACCAGGTCCAAAAGGCAGCCAGAAAATAG
- a CDS encoding BON domain-containing protein, giving the protein MRRISRLLWLALPLGLTVGCAHTQNYATAQFAPLPAAALAPTSNRAEPRIYAGGTGFAEDYSAPPGASPADWNLAEEIRDRLTTDHAWKASPVTAVVNNGQVTLRGEVPNDTQRREVTQMVASLPGVQRVNDQLQLGNPAVFWKRSNANY; this is encoded by the coding sequence ATGAGAAGGATTAGCAGACTACTTTGGCTCGCGCTACCGCTTGGCTTGACCGTCGGATGCGCACATACACAGAATTATGCCACGGCCCAATTCGCGCCCTTGCCTGCAGCGGCCTTGGCGCCTACCTCGAACCGCGCTGAACCGCGAATTTATGCGGGTGGGACCGGGTTCGCGGAGGATTACTCGGCGCCCCCGGGAGCTTCGCCGGCCGACTGGAACCTGGCGGAGGAAATTCGCGACAGGCTCACGACCGATCACGCATGGAAGGCCTCGCCGGTCACCGCAGTCGTTAATAACGGCCAAGTCACGCTCCGGGGCGAAGTGCCTAATGACACCCAGCGGCGCGAGGTGACCCAAATGGTCGCCAGCCTGCCCGGCGTTCAGCGGGTAAACGATCAGCTTCAGCTCGGCAACCCCGCCGTTTTCTGGAAACGGAGCAACGCAAATTACTGA